From Pararhodobacter zhoushanensis, the proteins below share one genomic window:
- a CDS encoding BaiN/RdsA family NAD(P)/FAD-dependent oxidoreductase has translation MWDVIVLGAGAAGLMCAIEAGRRGRRVLVLDHAKAPGEKIRISGGGRCNFTNLQIAPERFLSQNPRFALSALRRYTQRDFIARMDRAGIAWHEKTLGQLFCDGSARQVVDMLLRDLAEAGGELRLGVSVKAVRPGYEVETDQGVLKAASVVVATGGKSIPKMGATGMGYQIAEAFDLPIIEPRPGLVPLTFTDAQLDGMKALAGVSVQARVGVKGAKIAFEEGMLFTHRGLSGPSILQISSYWREGQEITVDLAMGRDLGAEAQAARAERGARELANALDLPDKLARAITERAGLSGKLATQSKAALHSLSDATHRWHLTPAGTEGWRTAEVTLGGVDTTALDARTMQARAVPGLYFIGEVVDVTGWLGGYNFQWAWSSGWAAGQAV, from the coding sequence ATGTGGGATGTGATCGTACTGGGCGCAGGGGCCGCGGGGCTGATGTGCGCCATCGAGGCAGGGCGTCGTGGGCGGCGCGTGCTGGTGCTGGATCACGCCAAGGCACCGGGCGAGAAAATCCGCATCTCGGGCGGCGGGCGGTGCAATTTCACCAACCTGCAGATCGCGCCCGAGCGTTTCTTGTCACAAAACCCGCGCTTCGCCCTGTCCGCCCTGCGCCGCTACACCCAGCGCGATTTTATCGCGCGCATGGATCGGGCGGGAATCGCGTGGCATGAAAAGACGCTGGGCCAGCTGTTCTGCGACGGCTCGGCGCGGCAAGTGGTGGACATGCTGCTGCGCGATCTGGCCGAAGCCGGGGGCGAGCTGCGGCTGGGTGTTTCGGTCAAGGCTGTGCGGCCGGGGTATGAGGTCGAGACGGATCAGGGCGTGCTCAAGGCTGCGTCTGTCGTCGTGGCGACGGGCGGCAAGTCGATCCCCAAGATGGGCGCGACCGGTATGGGTTACCAGATCGCCGAGGCTTTCGACCTGCCGATCATCGAGCCGCGCCCCGGTCTGGTGCCGCTGACCTTCACCGATGCGCAGCTTGACGGGATGAAGGCGCTGGCGGGCGTCAGTGTGCAGGCGCGCGTCGGGGTCAAGGGGGCGAAGATCGCTTTCGAGGAGGGGATGTTGTTCACCCACCGGGGCTTGTCCGGCCCGTCGATCCTGCAGATCTCCAGCTACTGGCGCGAGGGGCAGGAGATCACCGTCGATCTGGCCATGGGCCGCGATCTGGGGGCAGAGGCGCAGGCGGCACGCGCTGAGCGCGGCGCGCGTGAACTGGCGAATGCGCTGGATCTGCCCGACAAGCTGGCGCGCGCGATCACCGAGCGCGCCGGGCTCTCGGGCAAGCTGGCCACCCAGTCCAAGGCCGCGCTGCACAGCCTGAGCGACGCGACCCACCGCTGGCACCTGACCCCGGCGGGCACCGAGGGATGGCGCACCGCCGAGGTCACGCTGGGCGGCGTGGATACCACCGCGCTGGACGCCAGGACGATGCAGGCGCGCGCCGTGCCGGGCCTCTATTTCATCGGCGAGGTGGTCGATGTGACCGGCTGGCTGGGCGGGTATAATTTCCAGTGGGCGTGGTCCTCGGGCTGGGCGGCGGGGCAGGCGGTCTGA
- a CDS encoding TAXI family TRAP transporter solute-binding subunit gives MLRTLIAAGLGLGLAATVASGQTVGIATSNPGSLFYNIGTAVANAANNAGLNTTIQPATSPNQFIPYLNSGGIEFGVANLQEVNYAFSGEAWWSGVQNPNLRIVGMLMPLNEAIFVRADSDIMTLEDLRGQPMTDGYTAQNTILPQLDAIYATAGMTRDEMTGVNVASVVAGADAFISGDAVGFIFAHGAGKVREADAAVGGLRALTVTDLVRGRARGSAGFLAHRVLCDDGGRIRARCA, from the coding sequence ATGCTCAGAACACTCATCGCGGCGGGCTTGGGACTTGGACTGGCTGCAACGGTGGCGTCCGGTCAAACCGTCGGTATCGCCACCTCGAACCCGGGGTCGCTGTTTTACAACATTGGCACCGCCGTCGCGAACGCGGCCAACAATGCCGGGCTCAACACCACCATCCAACCCGCGACCAGCCCCAACCAGTTCATTCCCTACCTGAATTCGGGCGGGATCGAATTCGGCGTCGCCAACCTGCAAGAGGTCAACTACGCCTTCTCTGGCGAGGCGTGGTGGAGCGGTGTGCAGAACCCCAACCTCAGGATCGTCGGCATGCTGATGCCGCTCAATGAAGCGATCTTTGTGCGGGCCGACAGCGATATCATGACGCTGGAAGACCTGCGCGGGCAGCCGATGACGGATGGCTACACTGCCCAGAACACCATCCTGCCGCAGCTCGATGCGATCTATGCAACTGCCGGGATGACGCGGGACGAGATGACCGGCGTCAACGTCGCATCGGTGGTTGCCGGTGCCGATGCCTTCATCTCGGGTGACGCCGTTGGCTTCATCTTTGCCCATGGCGCTGGCAAGGTTCGCGAGGCGGATGCGGCCGTTGGCGGCTTGCGCGCTCTGACCGTAACGGATCTCGTCCGAGGCCGGGCTCGCGGCAGCGCGGGCTTTCTGGCCCACCGCGTCCTTTGTGACGATGGCGGCCGGATCCGCGCCCGGTGTGCTTGA
- a CDS encoding RNA methyltransferase yields MKELSTELGQVPLVVLTRPQMGENIGAAARAMLNFGLEHMRLVAPRDGWPNPAATAMASGASVVLDHAGVFPDVGAAVADCDYVYATTARSRGLVKPVLTPETAMAEARAMIAAGKRVAVLFGPERAGLENDDVAHANAIITVPVNPGFYSLNLAQCVLLTAYEWMRQGTDVPGMRLDLAGTDLASAIELEKLGDHFEEKLEAANFFHPPEKAPFMKMNLRNMLGRWGMTRSEAQTLHGILRQLVRGRS; encoded by the coding sequence ATGAAAGAGCTGTCGACCGAGCTGGGGCAGGTGCCTCTGGTGGTCCTCACCCGCCCGCAAATGGGCGAGAACATCGGCGCGGCGGCGCGGGCGATGCTGAACTTTGGTCTGGAACACATGCGCCTTGTCGCGCCGCGCGATGGCTGGCCGAATCCTGCCGCCACGGCGATGGCCTCGGGCGCCAGTGTGGTGCTGGATCATGCCGGGGTCTTCCCCGATGTCGGCGCGGCCGTGGCAGATTGCGATTATGTCTATGCCACGACCGCGCGCAGCCGTGGGCTGGTCAAGCCGGTGCTGACGCCCGAAACCGCGATGGCCGAGGCCCGCGCGATGATCGCGGCGGGCAAGCGGGTGGCGGTCTTGTTCGGGCCGGAACGCGCGGGGCTTGAGAATGACGACGTCGCCCATGCCAACGCTATCATCACCGTGCCGGTGAACCCCGGTTTCTATTCGCTCAATCTGGCGCAATGCGTGCTGCTGACGGCCTATGAGTGGATGCGTCAGGGCACCGATGTGCCCGGCATGCGGCTGGATCTGGCCGGCACCGATCTGGCCAGCGCGATCGAGCTGGAAAAGCTGGGCGACCATTTCGAGGAAAAGCTCGAAGCGGCCAACTTCTTTCACCCGCCGGAAAAAGCGCCTTTCATGAAGATGAACCTGCGCAACATGCTGGGGCGCTGGGGCATGACCCGGTCCGAGGCCCAGACCCTGCACGGGATCTTGCGGCAACTGGTGCGCGGGCGCTCTTGA
- a CDS encoding TRAP transporter fused permease subunit yields the protein MSETSTGGAVRGLSPQLWRPVANGLAALLILIACAWALNVPRYLGVSYYPQQFFALILSMALPLAFLSYPARRTSQRITLPWHDLALAVLAMATMLYITVNYPQLVLQIFSRPMAVWLPGLIVTLLVLEALRRATGWALVIIIAAFLIYAMFGNYIPGRLQGRAQPWDLLAGYMAFDSNGILGLPISVAATVVITFILFGSLLATTGGTRFFTDAAMLGMGRFRGGSMKIAVLASGLFGSISGSAVANVVGTGVITIPMIKKDGYPAHKAAAIEAVASTGGQLMPPVMGASAFLMAEFLSVPYSTIVVAALVPAILYYVALFIQADLEAARLNIAPVPKDSLPSGKGVIFGLHFVFAFAVLIYALFVMRWQPEKAALLGALSLMLTALVFGYQGERPKIGALIGTLASTGHAVVEIILISAASGLVIGALNVTGLSFNLTYLLVQVGGGSVIALLALSAIVCIILGMGLPTLGVYVLLAALVAPALVQVGIEPIAAHLYVLYFGMMSMITPPIALAAFAAASIARAPAMATGWAAMRFGWSAYVIPVLFVFSPTLIMIGAPVDIAIAIITAVMGVWLISAAFAGYFARRLSGTMRGLFAAFGLLALIPAGAFPGAEVSDLFGVAGGIAVMAFEIIKRKRLATGGSMSGTNSADRILAILDLFTEDRLEWTPEDLMAALGYSRPTLYRYLKSLRESGLLISQPGAGFTLGPRMVELDYLMRKSDPLVASGQSILRSLTQAYPCSALLVRWYGSKLLCVASECSTPHPLSSYPRGRPMPLARGAISRAIMAWLPSRQLQTMVEDNLAEMSSVGLGRTTDEVLATLRRVRRAGFATAHGEVTPGVIGVSAPVFDAGQAPIAALTVTIAGHEVTPERLDAIASDIMRHAAALSADLGQRRTDQDPPRRAANA from the coding sequence ATGTCCGAAACCAGTACCGGAGGGGCCGTTCGCGGCCTCTCTCCCCAGCTCTGGCGTCCTGTGGCCAACGGGCTGGCCGCTCTGCTGATCCTCATCGCCTGCGCGTGGGCGCTGAACGTGCCGCGCTATCTGGGTGTCAGCTATTACCCGCAGCAATTCTTTGCGCTGATCCTGTCGATGGCACTGCCGCTGGCCTTCCTGAGCTATCCTGCACGGCGCACGTCACAACGCATCACCCTGCCCTGGCATGATCTGGCGCTGGCGGTTCTGGCCATGGCCACGATGCTCTATATCACCGTCAACTACCCGCAACTGGTGCTTCAGATCTTCAGCCGCCCCATGGCCGTCTGGCTGCCGGGTCTGATCGTGACGCTTCTGGTGCTGGAAGCCTTGCGCCGGGCCACGGGCTGGGCGCTGGTGATCATCATCGCCGCCTTTCTGATCTATGCCATGTTCGGCAATTACATCCCCGGACGCCTGCAGGGCCGTGCCCAGCCCTGGGATTTGCTGGCCGGGTATATGGCGTTTGATTCCAATGGCATCCTTGGCTTGCCCATTTCGGTCGCCGCGACTGTGGTGATCACGTTTATCCTGTTCGGCTCGTTGCTGGCCACGACTGGCGGCACCCGCTTTTTCACCGACGCAGCGATGCTGGGTATGGGCCGGTTTCGCGGCGGCTCGATGAAGATCGCCGTTCTGGCCTCGGGGCTTTTCGGCTCGATCTCGGGCTCGGCGGTGGCCAATGTGGTCGGAACCGGCGTGATCACCATCCCGATGATCAAGAAAGACGGCTACCCCGCGCACAAGGCCGCCGCGATCGAGGCCGTCGCCTCAACCGGCGGGCAGCTGATGCCGCCGGTGATGGGCGCGTCGGCCTTTCTGATGGCCGAGTTCCTGTCGGTGCCCTATTCGACCATCGTCGTCGCCGCCCTTGTCCCGGCGATCCTGTATTACGTCGCCCTGTTCATTCAGGCCGATCTTGAGGCCGCGCGGCTGAACATCGCCCCGGTCCCCAAGGACTCCCTGCCCTCGGGCAAGGGCGTGATCTTTGGCCTGCATTTCGTCTTTGCTTTTGCCGTGCTGATCTATGCGCTGTTCGTGATGCGCTGGCAGCCAGAGAAAGCGGCGCTGCTGGGCGCGTTGTCGCTGATGCTGACGGCGCTGGTCTTTGGCTATCAGGGCGAGCGGCCAAAGATCGGCGCGCTGATCGGCACGCTGGCCTCGACCGGGCACGCAGTGGTCGAGATCATCCTGATCTCCGCCGCCTCGGGCCTTGTGATCGGGGCGCTGAACGTGACCGGCCTGTCGTTCAACCTGACCTATCTGCTGGTGCAGGTCGGTGGCGGGTCGGTGATCGCGTTGCTGGCACTCTCGGCCATCGTGTGCATCATTCTGGGCATGGGCCTGCCGACGTTGGGCGTCTATGTGCTGCTTGCCGCTCTGGTTGCGCCTGCGCTGGTGCAGGTTGGCATCGAACCGATCGCCGCGCATCTGTACGTGCTTTACTTCGGCATGATGTCGATGATCACCCCGCCCATCGCGCTTGCCGCTTTTGCGGCAGCCTCGATTGCGCGCGCGCCGGCGATGGCGACGGGCTGGGCGGCGATGCGGTTTGGCTGGTCGGCCTATGTGATCCCGGTGTTGTTCGTGTTCTCGCCGACGCTGATCATGATCGGCGCCCCTGTCGATATCGCCATCGCGATCATCACTGCCGTGATGGGCGTCTGGCTGATCTCGGCTGCGTTCGCCGGGTACTTTGCCCGGCGGCTGTCGGGGACGATGCGCGGGTTGTTTGCCGCCTTCGGCCTGCTCGCGCTGATCCCTGCAGGGGCGTTCCCGGGGGCCGAGGTGTCCGATCTGTTCGGCGTCGCTGGCGGGATCGCGGTGATGGCCTTCGAGATCATCAAACGCAAACGGCTCGCCACCGGGGGCAGCATGAGCGGCACCAACAGCGCTGACCGCATTCTTGCGATCCTCGATCTGTTCACCGAGGATCGTCTGGAATGGACGCCTGAGGATCTGATGGCCGCCTTGGGCTATTCGCGCCCGACGCTCTATCGCTATCTCAAGTCCCTGCGCGAATCTGGGCTGCTGATCTCGCAGCCCGGAGCGGGCTTTACCTTGGGCCCGCGCATGGTCGAGCTGGACTATCTGATGCGCAAATCCGATCCACTGGTCGCGTCCGGGCAGTCCATCCTGCGATCCCTGACGCAAGCCTACCCCTGTTCGGCCCTTCTGGTGCGCTGGTATGGCAGCAAACTGCTGTGCGTCGCGTCCGAGTGTTCGACCCCGCATCCGCTGTCCTCGTATCCGCGCGGACGGCCGATGCCCTTGGCCCGGGGTGCGATCAGCCGGGCGATCATGGCATGGCTGCCAAGCCGCCAGCTGCAGACGATGGTCGAGGACAATCTGGCCGAAATGTCGAGCGTCGGTCTGGGTCGCACCACCGACGAGGTGCTGGCCACGCTGCGCCGGGTACGCCGCGCGGGGTTTGCCACCGCCCATGGCGAGGTCACACCCGGCGTGATCGGTGTGTCGGCCCCGGTCTTTGACGCGGGGCAAGCACCGATTGCAGCGCTGACGGTCACCATCGCCGGGCATGAAGTGACGCCTGAGCGGCTGGATGCGATCGCCTCGGACATCATGCGCCATGCTGCGGCTTTGTCCGCCGATCTGGGCCAGCGGCGCACGGATCAGGATCCCCCGCGCCGGGCGGCCAATGCCTGA
- a CDS encoding TAXI family TRAP transporter solute-binding subunit — MAAGSAPGVLEDGVYISFPQVLFTNASVSDDVVYAMARAMYEGRDDMIAVFPPFGAFDPESMHGDPGVVPFHPGALRFFTEAGLN; from the coding sequence ATGGCGGCCGGATCCGCGCCCGGTGTGCTTGAGGACGGCGTCTATATCTCGTTCCCGCAAGTGCTCTTCACCAATGCCAGCGTGTCCGATGACGTGGTCTACGCCATGGCCCGGGCGATGTACGAAGGGCGCGACGACATGATCGCCGTGTTCCCGCCGTTTGGCGCCTTCGACCCCGAAAGCATGCACGGTGATCCCGGCGTGGTTCCGTTCCACCCGGGTGCGCTTCGGTTCTTCACCGAAGCCGGCCTGAACTGA